A part of Lacibacter sp. H407 genomic DNA contains:
- a CDS encoding SusC/RagA family TonB-linked outer membrane protein produces the protein MKKFKLLKLLLSLLLIIPLSMQGQTRKVTGKITDEKGEAVPFATVTIKGTQKAVASDANGIFSIELTGTQKTLIISSAGYEDKQVDVTSASDISVTLVSGTALGEVVVTAFGVRQQKKSLGFAATEINNKQLMESRQPNLVNAIQGRVAGVQINSTGGGPGQGANIVIRGPKSALGNNQPLFVIDGVIVDNSTVTEGGQANLRGMSNRMADINPDDIESMSILRGGAATALYGFRGSNGVIVITTKSAKEGKMRVSYNATYGIEEVNKFPDVQMKYTQGYRSGGQIYYSATDFFPTWGPSVETAKALDPTHPDKLFHHYARAYQQGNQFRNTLNVSGGNDKALVNTSFSYFTHNGVLPNTNYSNWNARVNAVLKLSDKLQFNPSFNYINSGGLRYNADRFNEGLSYWSPRWDVRDYKTPEGGHKTYLNNNPVFGAYYNEFEDNVDRMLSNLAFTYSPVNWLDVSYRLGLDFTSDNRRATAPGQIARPGFVNFADNALGFVGEYRILNKVLNSNLLVTGKFNLGEKITLNARAGHDVVDINYNFQQTQGTELDIIGLTTLNNARVITQNSRRTQLRTMGIFGDATIGYDNFLYLTLTGRNDFASSVASGNSSFFYPSVSVAYVFSQHLKMPDWITYGKLRASFARIGIAPVEPYLTNTYYNSAFGQPVNGVNGWTRDDVKGSEDLKPEFTDNREVGLEMQFLNNRLGFDFSLYQINSKDVINRVLVPTSTGFSSYVLNSGEVENKGIELAVNATPVRTNNFSWEINGNFTANRNKVVRLAEGLNEIVIATQFGYISSGATQKWVVGQPAGGLYGIAYTRYYGTQTDDRVTLRNDLPLLIATTGTNAGFPIRDVTNQRLLGNALPRFMYGIGNSLTYKQFNLSFLFDMRAGVQRFNQMGNFMSAFGIAKYTENRNDTKVFDGVIASGAPNTQQVWLGMETGPDGRNYGDGFYRNIHRGVTENFVEDAGWVRLRNLSLSYNLPAKTLAKTKLIKGASVTFTGNNLWLSTPFTGFDPENSSNPSGSNADGFAGFSYPGVRSYFVGINVNF, from the coding sequence ATGAAAAAATTCAAACTGCTTAAGCTGCTGCTGAGCCTTTTGCTCATCATTCCATTGTCTATGCAGGGACAAACACGAAAAGTAACCGGCAAGATAACCGATGAAAAAGGTGAGGCGGTTCCCTTCGCTACTGTTACCATTAAAGGAACACAAAAAGCTGTTGCTTCCGATGCGAACGGTATTTTTTCAATTGAACTCACAGGTACTCAAAAAACACTCATCATCAGTTCGGCCGGTTATGAGGACAAACAGGTAGACGTAACTTCTGCCAGCGACATTTCGGTTACGCTTGTATCGGGTACAGCCTTGGGCGAAGTAGTTGTAACGGCCTTTGGTGTTCGTCAACAAAAAAAATCGCTTGGCTTTGCTGCCACAGAGATCAACAACAAACAGTTGATGGAAAGCCGGCAACCGAATCTGGTGAATGCAATTCAGGGACGTGTAGCCGGTGTACAAATTAATTCAACCGGTGGTGGTCCTGGCCAAGGTGCAAACATTGTGATCCGCGGACCAAAAAGTGCACTGGGAAACAATCAACCGCTTTTTGTAATTGATGGTGTTATCGTTGATAACTCTACTGTTACCGAAGGTGGCCAGGCAAACCTGCGGGGAATGAGTAACCGCATGGCTGATATTAATCCCGATGATATTGAAAGCATGAGTATACTTCGTGGTGGTGCTGCCACTGCATTGTATGGTTTCCGTGGAAGTAACGGTGTAATTGTAATTACTACCAAGAGTGCAAAAGAAGGAAAGATGCGGGTTAGTTATAATGCCACTTATGGTATTGAAGAAGTAAATAAGTTTCCGGATGTGCAGATGAAATATACTCAGGGTTATCGCAGCGGTGGACAGATCTATTACAGTGCTACAGATTTCTTTCCTACCTGGGGACCGAGTGTTGAAACTGCAAAAGCATTGGATCCAACCCACCCAGATAAATTGTTCCATCACTATGCAAGAGCTTATCAGCAAGGAAATCAATTCCGTAATACACTCAATGTAAGCGGTGGTAACGATAAAGCACTTGTAAATACATCATTCAGTTACTTTACACATAACGGCGTGTTACCCAATACCAATTACAGTAACTGGAATGCACGTGTAAATGCAGTATTGAAGCTGAGTGACAAACTGCAATTCAATCCTTCCTTCAACTATATCAACAGCGGTGGTCTTCGTTATAATGCCGATCGTTTTAATGAAGGCCTTTCTTACTGGAGCCCACGTTGGGATGTAAGAGATTACAAAACTCCCGAAGGTGGACATAAAACCTATCTCAACAACAACCCTGTTTTTGGAGCTTATTACAATGAGTTTGAAGACAACGTTGATCGTATGCTTTCCAATCTTGCCTTTACATACTCACCGGTAAATTGGTTAGATGTATCGTATCGCTTAGGATTGGATTTTACATCTGATAACCGCCGTGCCACAGCACCCGGACAAATTGCACGACCTGGCTTTGTAAACTTTGCTGATAACGCACTTGGCTTTGTAGGTGAATACCGTATTCTCAACAAAGTACTCAACAGCAACTTACTTGTAACAGGTAAATTTAATTTAGGCGAAAAAATTACACTCAATGCAAGGGCCGGACATGATGTGGTAGATATTAATTACAATTTTCAACAAACACAGGGAACTGAATTAGATATTATCGGGCTAACTACATTGAACAATGCAAGAGTGATCACACAAAACAGTCGTCGTACACAACTGCGTACCATGGGTATTTTTGGTGATGCAACAATTGGGTATGATAATTTTCTGTATCTCACACTAACAGGCCGCAACGACTTTGCCAGCTCTGTTGCAAGTGGCAACAGTAGTTTCTTTTACCCAAGTGTAAGTGTAGCGTATGTATTCAGTCAGCATTTGAAAATGCCCGACTGGATCACGTATGGTAAATTAAGAGCATCATTTGCACGCATTGGTATTGCACCGGTAGAACCTTATCTCACCAATACATATTACAACAGTGCATTCGGTCAACCGGTAAATGGTGTAAATGGATGGACAAGAGATGATGTAAAAGGATCAGAAGATCTGAAACCTGAGTTTACTGATAACCGTGAGGTTGGTTTAGAGATGCAGTTTCTAAACAACCGTTTGGGTTTTGACTTCAGTTTATACCAGATCAACAGTAAAGATGTGATCAATCGTGTATTGGTTCCTACTTCCACAGGCTTTTCATCGTATGTGTTGAATTCGGGTGAAGTAGAAAACAAAGGCATTGAGCTTGCAGTGAATGCAACACCGGTTCGTACAAATAATTTCAGTTGGGAGATCAACGGAAACTTTACTGCCAACCGGAATAAAGTAGTGCGCCTTGCAGAAGGGTTAAATGAAATTGTAATTGCAACACAGTTTGGATACATCTCCAGCGGTGCCACACAAAAATGGGTGGTAGGGCAACCAGCCGGTGGTTTGTATGGTATAGCCTACACACGCTACTATGGTACACAAACTGATGATCGTGTAACACTCCGAAACGATTTGCCATTGCTCATTGCAACTACCGGAACAAATGCAGGCTTTCCGATTCGTGATGTAACGAATCAACGCCTGTTGGGAAATGCATTGCCACGCTTTATGTATGGCATCGGCAACTCTCTTACTTACAAACAATTTAATTTATCATTCCTCTTTGATATGCGTGCAGGCGTACAACGCTTTAATCAGATGGGCAACTTCATGAGTGCGTTTGGTATAGCGAAGTACACCGAGAACCGTAACGATACAAAAGTATTTGATGGTGTGATTGCAAGTGGTGCGCCTAACACACAGCAAGTTTGGCTGGGCATGGAAACAGGTCCTGACGGACGGAATTATGGTGATGGGTTCTACAGGAATATTCATCGTGGTGTAACAGAGAATTTTGTGGAAGATGCGGGGTGGGTTCGTTTACGCAACCTCAGCTTGTCGTATAATCTTCCGGCAAAAACTCTGGCCAAAACAAAATTGATCAAAGGTGCTTCGGTTACGTTTACCGGAAATAATCTCTGGCTAAGCACACCATTCACCGGCTTTGATCCTGAAAACAGTTCAAACCCTTCCGGCAGTAATGCTGATGGTTTTGCAGGCTTCAGCTATCCGGGTGTACGCAGCTATTTTGTAGGCATTAATGTAAACTTTTAA